The Flavobacterium commune genome contains a region encoding:
- a CDS encoding DUF6146 family protein gives MKNIFHILVTLLAIITISCNTNKTSIIKQKNEIASTNDTIKIANKDLEYEVIIIDPGFTTWLNSMAYPRGFYTQSYLENKNRLYINEWNNRFLQPQRYSRNLYEMNIDYDPNIDYGYEVNYLIYNYMIYFQNNYRQKLWGHVPLR, from the coding sequence ATGAAAAATATTTTTCACATATTAGTAACCCTTTTAGCTATTATTACAATAAGTTGTAATACAAACAAAACCAGTATTATAAAACAAAAAAACGAAATAGCCAGCACTAATGATACTATCAAAATTGCCAATAAAGACCTCGAATACGAAGTTATCATTATTGATCCCGGTTTCACAACCTGGCTTAACTCTATGGCTTATCCCCGCGGTTTTTATACCCAAAGTTATCTGGAAAACAAAAACAGATTGTATATCAACGAATGGAACAATCGCTTTTTACAACCGCAACGTTACAGCAGAAATTTATATGAAATGAATATTGATTACGACCCTAACATTGATTACGGTTACGAAGTAAATTATTTGATTTACAATTATATGATTTATTTTCAAAATAATTACCGTCAAAAACTCTGGGGTCACGTTCCTTTAAGATAA
- a CDS encoding DUF3861 domain-containing protein: MEKRAHQYKLTLEYLKDSKGESISVAPIELTFNNHDDIFSIIERQKNKNLFGDKQQATEFAIGLKLFSEVMLKNRKDPLFEELAPAFGAFMKRLKAIPAADSE, encoded by the coding sequence ATGGAAAAAAGAGCCCATCAATATAAACTCACACTCGAATACCTTAAGGATTCAAAAGGAGAAAGTATTTCAGTAGCCCCTATCGAATTAACGTTCAACAACCACGACGATATTTTCTCGATTATCGAAAGACAAAAGAACAAAAACTTATTTGGCGATAAGCAACAAGCTACCGAATTTGCCATTGGTCTGAAACTATTCAGCGAAGTGATGCTCAAAAATCGAAAAGATCCTTTGTTTGAGGAATTAGCTCCTGCCTTTGGAGCCTTTATGAAAAGACT
- the serC gene encoding 3-phosphoserine/phosphohydroxythreonine transaminase: MKKHNYSAGPSILPQEVFEKSAQAILDFNNSGLSILEISHRSKDFVAVMDEARALALELLGLEGKGYKALFLGGGASLEFLMVPYNLMKENGKAAYLDSGTWATAAIKEAKFFGETVIVASSKEDNYTYVPKDYEIPADADYFHCTSNNTIFGTQMKSFPKTNVPLVCDMSSDIFSRVIDFSQFDIIYAGAQKNMGPAGTTLVVVKEEILGKNGRAIPSMLDYAKHIKADSMYNTPPVFPVYASLLTMKWIKEKGGVAAVEKLNNAKAELLYNEIDRNPLFKGAAVVEDRSNMNVTFLLTNPEHTETFDKMWKEAGISGLPGHRSVGGYRASIYNAMPIESVQVLVDVMQALEKNV; this comes from the coding sequence ATGAAAAAACACAACTACAGCGCAGGACCATCTATCTTACCACAGGAAGTTTTTGAAAAATCAGCACAAGCTATTTTAGACTTCAATAATTCAGGATTATCTATCTTAGAAATTTCGCACCGAAGTAAAGATTTCGTTGCCGTTATGGACGAAGCCAGAGCTTTAGCTCTTGAATTACTAGGATTAGAAGGAAAAGGATACAAAGCTCTTTTTCTTGGAGGTGGAGCAAGCCTTGAATTTTTAATGGTTCCTTACAACTTGATGAAAGAAAACGGGAAAGCCGCTTATTTAGATTCAGGAACTTGGGCTACTGCAGCTATTAAAGAAGCTAAATTCTTTGGAGAAACTGTAATTGTTGCTTCATCAAAAGAAGACAACTATACTTATGTTCCTAAAGATTATGAAATTCCTGCTGACGCAGATTATTTCCACTGTACTTCTAATAATACCATTTTTGGTACACAAATGAAATCATTCCCTAAAACTAATGTACCGTTAGTTTGCGATATGAGTTCAGATATCTTCTCAAGAGTAATCGATTTTTCTCAATTCGACATTATCTATGCCGGAGCTCAAAAAAACATGGGACCTGCAGGAACTACTTTAGTAGTTGTTAAAGAAGAAATTTTAGGTAAAAACGGACGTGCTATTCCAAGTATGTTAGACTATGCTAAACATATCAAAGCTGACAGTATGTACAATACTCCACCAGTTTTCCCGGTTTACGCTTCTCTATTGACTATGAAATGGATCAAAGAAAAAGGAGGAGTTGCTGCTGTTGAAAAATTAAACAACGCAAAAGCAGAATTACTTTATAATGAAATCGACAGAAACCCATTATTTAAAGGTGCTGCTGTAGTAGAAGATCGTTCTAATATGAATGTTACTTTCTTGCTAACTAACCCAGAACACACTGAAACATTTGATAAAATGTGGAAAGAAGCCGGGATTTCAGGATTGCCAGGTCACCGTTCAGTAGGCGGTTACAGAGCTTCTATCTACAACGCTATGCCAATTGAAAGTGTACAAGTGTTAGTAGATGTAATGCAAGCTTTAGAAAAAAACGTTTAA
- a CDS encoding D-2-hydroxyacid dehydrogenase has product MKVLANDGISKSGILALEKGGFEVITTKVAQEQVANYINENNVSVVLVRSATKVRKDIIDACPGIKIIGRGGVGMDNIDVDYAKSKGIHVINTPASSSESVAELVFAHLLSGVRFLHDSNRNMPLEGDTKFNDLKKAYANGVELRGKTLGIVGIGRIGQATAKMALGLGMKVIAADSFIPKVDIKVEFFDGQSVTTTVVSQSLESLFQEADFITLHVPAQNGYIVTEKEFATMKDGVGIVNCARGGVINEVDLVKALDSGKVAFAGLDVFENEPTPATQLLMHPKISLTPHIGAATGEAQDRIGTELASQIISILS; this is encoded by the coding sequence ATGAAAGTATTAGCAAACGACGGGATTTCAAAAAGTGGAATCTTAGCTTTAGAAAAAGGTGGTTTTGAAGTAATCACTACAAAAGTGGCTCAAGAACAAGTAGCTAACTATATCAATGAAAACAACGTAAGCGTAGTTTTGGTAAGAAGTGCAACCAAAGTACGTAAAGATATTATTGACGCTTGTCCTGGTATCAAAATCATCGGTCGTGGTGGTGTAGGTATGGATAACATTGATGTGGATTATGCTAAAAGCAAAGGAATTCACGTAATCAACACTCCTGCTTCTTCATCAGAATCTGTAGCTGAATTAGTTTTTGCTCATTTATTATCTGGTGTTCGTTTCTTACATGATTCCAACAGAAACATGCCTTTAGAAGGAGACACAAAATTCAATGATTTGAAAAAAGCATATGCTAATGGAGTTGAATTAAGAGGGAAAACTTTAGGTATCGTAGGTATTGGTCGTATTGGTCAGGCTACAGCTAAAATGGCTCTTGGTTTAGGTATGAAAGTTATCGCTGCGGATAGTTTTATCCCAAAAGTAGATATTAAAGTTGAATTCTTTGACGGACAATCAGTAACTACAACTGTTGTTTCTCAATCATTAGAATCTTTATTTCAGGAAGCTGATTTCATTACATTACACGTTCCTGCTCAAAACGGTTACATTGTAACTGAAAAAGAGTTTGCTACAATGAAAGACGGTGTAGGTATTGTAAACTGTGCTCGTGGTGGTGTTATCAACGAAGTAGATTTAGTTAAAGCTTTAGATAGCGGAAAAGTTGCTTTTGCAGGTTTAGATGTTTTCGAAAACGAACCAACTCCGGCAACTCAACTTTTAATGCACCCAAAAATCTCTTTGACTCCTCACATTGGAGCTGCAACTGGAGAAGCTCAGGACAGAATTGGAACTGAATTAGCATCACAAATCATCAGCATTTTGAGCTAA
- a CDS encoding putative quinol monooxygenase, which yields MISITAIIKSKKENIEVVKEMVHNLVVNTRKEAACVQYDLHYSENVFIIWEEWTNQAGLDIHNEQSYLIDFIANSETLLASPIQVFKTTQVM from the coding sequence ATGATTTCGATTACAGCTATTATAAAAAGCAAAAAAGAAAATATAGAAGTGGTTAAAGAGATGGTTCATAATCTGGTTGTTAATACCAGAAAAGAAGCTGCTTGTGTTCAATATGATTTACATTATTCCGAAAATGTTTTTATTATTTGGGAAGAATGGACAAATCAGGCGGGACTTGATATTCATAATGAACAGTCTTATTTGATAGATTTTATAGCTAATAGCGAAACTCTGTTAGCTTCTCCTATTCAGGTTTTCAAAACAACTCAGGTGATGTAA
- a CDS encoding DUF6787 family protein, producing MKGLKKRWGITSNFQLTIVFIVFAITGSASAWISKPVCVWLGILKEDFGFWHTPIRLILIFPLYQILLVLIGFLFGQFKFFWAFEKKMLQKMGLGFMFKE from the coding sequence ATGAAGGGATTAAAAAAACGTTGGGGAATTACTTCTAATTTTCAACTTACAATAGTTTTTATCGTTTTTGCCATTACGGGATCAGCTTCGGCATGGATTTCAAAACCAGTTTGTGTCTGGTTAGGAATTCTCAAAGAAGATTTTGGTTTCTGGCACACTCCTATTCGTTTGATTTTAATTTTTCCTTTGTACCAAATTCTGTTAGTCCTAATTGGATTTTTATTTGGTCAATTCAAATTTTTCTGGGCATTCGAAAAAAAAATGCTTCAAAAAATGGGTTTGGGTTTTATGTTTAAAGAATAA